A genomic window from Sandaracinaceae bacterium includes:
- a CDS encoding ferritin-like domain-containing protein — MLSERLLGKLPAKVRSQVEGYADSVSTLFEVRDPRVLASIGPSAVRGTILKRGKQGVPTQVPASHHAHFDWSYPHDFPDMAELYDRAKRAQWNGDDLPWDISVDPLDPEVPLVPDDFFAWDVLEGQLRVRFTDKERLKLRHGMVSWMLSQFLHGEQGALFAAAQVTEAVQFFDGKLYGSTQVMDEGRHVEVFHRYLDTKLQKLYQINDNLFVIIDALMQDSRWDMKFLGMQIMVEGVALGAFGTLYKETKEPLLRELLKNVIQDEARHVHYGVLALREHVVTELSERERREREDWAFEVALLMRNRFLAYEIYEESFEGLITRAQWRKVVEAAPGMRRFRHVMFSRMVPNLREIGLLSARIRPHYERVGLGKYFTGLAADQLTGDQMLADLDAAA; from the coding sequence ATGCTCAGCGAACGTCTCCTCGGAAAGCTCCCCGCCAAGGTCCGCAGTCAGGTCGAAGGCTACGCCGACTCCGTCTCGACCCTCTTCGAGGTGCGGGACCCACGCGTGCTCGCGTCCATCGGCCCCTCCGCCGTCCGCGGCACCATCCTCAAGCGCGGCAAGCAGGGGGTGCCCACGCAGGTGCCGGCGAGCCATCACGCCCACTTCGACTGGAGCTACCCGCACGACTTCCCGGACATGGCGGAGCTCTACGACCGCGCCAAGCGCGCGCAGTGGAACGGCGACGATCTCCCGTGGGACATCTCCGTCGACCCGCTCGACCCCGAGGTCCCCCTCGTCCCGGACGACTTCTTCGCGTGGGACGTGCTCGAGGGGCAGCTGCGCGTGCGCTTCACCGACAAGGAGCGGCTGAAGCTCCGACACGGAATGGTCAGCTGGATGCTCAGCCAGTTCCTGCACGGCGAGCAGGGGGCGCTCTTCGCGGCCGCGCAGGTGACCGAGGCGGTCCAGTTCTTCGACGGCAAGCTCTACGGCTCCACGCAGGTCATGGACGAGGGGCGCCACGTGGAGGTCTTCCACCGTTACCTCGACACGAAGCTGCAGAAGCTCTATCAGATCAACGATAACCTTTTTGTCATCATCGACGCGCTCATGCAGGACAGTCGCTGGGACATGAAGTTCCTCGGCATGCAGATCATGGTCGAGGGCGTCGCGCTCGGCGCGTTCGGCACGCTCTACAAGGAGACCAAGGAGCCGCTGCTCCGCGAGCTCCTGAAGAACGTCATCCAGGACGAGGCGCGGCACGTCCATTACGGCGTGCTGGCGCTCCGCGAGCACGTGGTCACCGAGCTCAGCGAGCGCGAGCGACGCGAGCGTGAGGACTGGGCGTTCGAGGTCGCGCTCCTCATGCGTAACCGCTTCCTCGCCTACGAGATCTACGAGGAGAGCTTCGAGGGCCTCATCACGCGGGCCCAGTGGCGCAAGGTGGTCGAGGCGGCGCCGGGCATGCGCCGGTTCCGCCACGTGATGTTCAGCCGGATGGTGCCCAACCTCCGCGAGATCGGGCTGCTGAGCGCCCGCATCCGGCCGCACTACGAGCGCGTCGGCCTCGGCAAGTACTTCACCGGGCTCGCGGCCGACCAGCTCACCGGCGACCAGATGCTCGCCGACCTCGACGCAGCGGCGTGA